CCCGGTATCGTCGTAAAGGTAGTACATGTGCATCCAGCCGTCGCTCAGGCTCTCTATTCCGTATTTCGTGCGGGGGAGCACGTCCTGCGTTGTTGCTGGCGTGTCCTCGGAAACTATGAGCGTGGTGGTGCCCCATTTCCTCAGGTTGGCTATCAGCTTGAGGAAACCCTTCTTTCTCTCGTCGTCGTTCTGGAACAGGAGCGCTATGGGCATCACGGAGTCTATCACCGCGCGCTCTATGTCCATCGTGGACACGAGCTCCTCTATGGCGCTGTTGCTGAACAGGAACTGGTCCACCTCTTCTATCGGGTAATCCAGGAAAAGCAGCTTCTTCTCGCCTTCGAGCTTGGAGATGTTCCACCTGTAGCTGG
This portion of the Candidatus Micrarchaeia archaeon genome encodes:
- a CDS encoding ATPase domain-containing protein; the protein is MKREVVKSGIEGLDSMLEGGFTKGSITTLSGPTGCGKSTLAMQFLINGAEKFSEPGIYIALEETKSSTYSNMSSYRWNISKLEGEKKLLFLDYPIEEVDQFLFSNSAIEELVSTMDIERAVIDSVMPIALLFQNDDERKKGFLKLIANLRKWGTTTLIVSEDTPATTQDVLPRTKYGIESLSDGWMHMYYLYDDTGSRKRALEVLKMKGVPHMSRIVPLEINEGGISLDMTGVKEKKPKSQF